A single window of Oncorhynchus keta strain PuntledgeMale-10-30-2019 chromosome 34, Oket_V2, whole genome shotgun sequence DNA harbors:
- the LOC118366770 gene encoding collagen alpha-1(VIII) chain has product MVVPPFSAPLPLLVALLQLAVLPLVHTGAYYRHKQHPQQHQPTPHLSHMGIGGKEQHPQQHWPGKEMPHMQYPQYRKEIPQMSMHMGKTNPHKGGVVNSGQDKGQTIPSGAVGGLPGGLPGEQGPAGPPGPEGPSGPPGPPGEGKPGGEGKPGHAGPPGFPGVGKPGLPGIPGKPGSMGGPGVPGELGRSGREGPMGQPGPQGSPGPSGLPGIGKLGAGGLPGQPGSRGEPGHKGLPGLPGLPGPKGDKGIGQPGQPGHKGLAGPPGPPGQGGMPGVGKPGMNGMSGPPGGPGKPGLPGEQGLAGPAGEGGEPGPPGLPGQGKPGQNGLLGQPGMPGGKGHPGPPGFPGKPGLPGFGKPGFPGPKGDKGMGGMPGGPGPKGDKGHGGLPGMLGQPGSIGPAGPLGPMGPPGGLGQPGPKGEAGEGGHKGFPGGQGEPGPTGMTGQNGFPGEGGEPGPRGPTGPVGPQGEGGHKGLPGGPGIPGLPGPKGEGGLPGEKGPQGPKGIPGLGGAGGPIGPPGAPGSKGDSGPPGLPGVDGKGNAGVPGPLGPPGKEGPGGPPGSPGQPGPPGPPGPPGPTDMGAVLPEMGFPPGLDGVKTASYGKKGKYGGNGGEVMGPNGLEMPAFTALVTTPFPPVGTAVVFDKILYNGRQNYNPQTGVFTCDMPGIYYFAYHISCKGANVWVALMRNDEPVMYTYDEYKKGFLDQASGSAVLPLQPGDTVYLQLPSDQAAGLYAGQYVHSSFSGYLLYPM; this is encoded by the exons ATGGTTGTACCTCCCTTCTccgcccccctccctctcctagtGGCTCTGCTTCAGCTTGCAGTACTACCTCTTGTCCACACGGGGGCGTACTACAGACACAAGCAGCACCCGCAGCAGCATCAGCCCACGCCACACCTGTCCCACATGGGCATAGGAGGTAAGGAGCAGCACCCTCAGCAGCATTGGCCGGGAAAAGAGATGCCCCACATGCAGTACCCCCAGTACAGAAAAGAGATCCCACAGATGTCCATGCACATGGGCAAGACGAACCCCCACAAGGGTGGAGTAGTCAACAGTGGACAGGATAAAG GTCAAACCATCCCCAGTGGGGCAGTGGGAGGTCTCCCTGGGGGTCTGCCAGGAGAGCAGGGCCCAGCTGGGCCTCCCGGACCTGAGGGTCCCTCTGGGCCTCCAGGACCTCCCGGGGAAGGAAAGCCAGGAGGGGAAGGAAAACCAGGCCACGCTGGTCCCCCAGGATTCCCTGGAGTAGGAAAACCAGGACTCCCAGGAATTCCAGGCAAGCCAGGCAGCATGGGAGGGCCAGGAGTACCTGGAGAATTGGGCCGCAGCGGGAGGGAGGGTCCGATGGGGCAGCCAGGGCCTCAGGGGTCCCCTGGTCCTTCAGGTCTTCCAGGGATAGGAAAATTAGGGGCTGGGGGGTTGCCAGGACAACCAGGATCCAGAGGAGAGCCAGGACACAAAGGCCTGCCGGGACTACCAGGATTACCAGGACCCAAGGGTGACAAGGGGATTGGACAGCCAGGACAGCCAGGCCACAAAGGACTAGCAGGACCTCCTGGACCTCCAGGACAGGGAGGGATGCCTGGTGTGGGCAAGCCTGGAATGAATGGCATGTCAGGGCCACCAGGAGGACCAGGGAAACCAGGTCTCCCTGGAGAGCAGGGGCTGGCTGGACCAGCAGGAGAGGGCGGAGAGCCCGGTCCACCAGGGCTGCCAGGTCAGGGAAAACCTGGCCAGAATGGTCTGCTGGGACAACCAGGAATGCCTGGTGGGAAAGGGCACCCAGGCCCTCCAGGTTTTCCAGGGAAGCCTGGATTGCCTGGATTCGGAAAACCAGGATTCCCAGGACCCAAAGGAGATAAGGGGATGGGTGGGATGCCTGGAGGCCCAGGACCAAAGGGAGACAAGGGCCATGGAGGACTGCCTGGTATGCTAGGACAGCCTGGATCAATTGGACCAGCTGGTCCCCTTGGCCCTATGGGACCCCCTGGAGGTCTGGGTCAACCAGGGCCAAAAGGAGAGGCTGGAGAAGGAGGTCATAAGGGGTTCCCTGGTGGGCAAGGGGAGCCTGGTCCTACTGGAATGACTGGTCAGAATGGCTtccctggagagggaggagagcctGGGCCAAGGGGTCCCACTGGGCCTGTAGGACCCCAAGGGGAAGGCGGACACAAAGGGTTACCAGGTGGCCCTGGCATTCCAGGGCTACCTGggccaaagggagagggaggacttCCAGGTGAGAAGGGTCCCCAAGGTCCTAAGGGCATTCCAGGTCTGGGAGGTGCAGGTGGGCCGATCGGACCTCCTGGTGCTCCTGGGTCTAAAGGTGACAGCGGACCTCCTGGTCTTCCCGGCGTTGATGGTAAGGGAAACGCAGGTGTCCCTGGTCCTCTTGGACCTCCAGGTAAAGAAGGTCCTGGAGGACCACCGGGAAGCCCAGGCCAGCCAGGTCCACCTGGTCCCCCAGGGCCTCCCGGACCCACTGACATGGGAGCAGTCCTCCCTGAGATGGGTTTTCCTCCTGGGCTGGACGGAGTCAAGACTGCCAGTTATGGCAAGAAGGGAAAATATGGAGGAAACGGAGGAGAAGTGATGGGCCCCAACGGCCTGGAGATGCCCGCGTTCACGGCTCTGGTGACCACGCCCTTCCCACCTGTGGGCACGGCTGTGGTGTTTGACAAAATCCTGTACAACGGCCGTCAGAACTACAACCCCCAGACAGGCGTGTTCACCTGCGACATGCCCGGGATCTACTACTTTGCCTACCACATCAGCTGCAAAGGGGCCAACGTGTGGGTGGCGCTGATGAGGAACGATGAGCCTGTGATGTACACATATGATGAGTATAAAAAGGGCTTCCTGGATCAGGCATCGGGGAGCGCAGTGTTGCCTCTACAGCCCGGGGACACTGTGTACCTCCAGCTACCCTCGGACCAGGCCGCAGGACTATACGCTGGCCAATATGTCCACTCCTCCTTCTCTGGGTACTTGTTGTACCCCATGTAA
- the LOC118366771 gene encoding protein jagunal homolog 1-A: MTSRVGPRAAGTDGSDFKHREKVASHYQMSASLKSEIRKLNFVHLLLWLLVAAQVIVSKLDLVPSDTVAEPYRWEYPYLISLFPLVTGSLSLPKNNISYLVISMISSGLFSIAPLFYGSMEMLGEAQQLYRHGKAYRFIFGWAAVTVMYLVMVVAVQVHAWQIYYSKKLLDAWFDSTQEKKKK; this comes from the exons atgacgtCTCGTGTGGGCCCTCGAGCTGCAGGTACTGATGGGAGTGACTTCAAACACAGAGAAAAGGTGGCCTCACACTACCAGATGAG CGCCTCGCTAAAGTCTGAGATCCGGAAACTCAACTTTGTCCACCTGCTGCTCTGGCTCCTGGTGGCAGCCCAGGTGATCGTCAGCAAACTTGACCTGGTGCCAAGCGATACAGTGGCTGAGCCCTACAGATGGGAGTACCCCTACCTGATTAGTCTCTTTCCACTGGTCACCGGGAGCCTGTCGCTGCCCAAGAACAACATCAGCTACCTGGTGATCTCCATGATCAGCTCAGGCCTGTTCTCCATCGCTCCACTCTTCTACGGCTCCATGGAGATGCTCGGCGAGGCCCAGCAGCTGTACCGCCACGGCAAGGCTTACCGCTTCATCTTTGGCTGGGCGGCGGTCACCGTCATGTACCTAGTGATGGTGGTGGCGGTGCAGGTGCACGCCTGGCAGATCTACTACAGTAAGAAGCTACTGGACGCCTGGTTTGACTCCAcacaggagaagaagaagaagtga